The DNA region ATCGAAAAGACCGTCTACGTAGAAAAACTGATTAGATGCAGGTTCCAAGACAACCTAGAGTTTCTGCAATGGCTGAAAAAGTACTGGGTTCAGAATAAAGATGACAGTCCGTACGATGCAGAGTCACGAAGGAAGTACAGGGTTGCGTCAACGGGTTCAAATACAGCAGGTGGCCCAATCAATCTGGCAAAGAGGCGGACTAGCGGATATTCAAGCTCGCTATCGAGTGGCAATTCCAGCACCTCGAATTTTGGCAGCAGCAGTACAAGTAGGACGCCGTATGGAGTAAATCGAAGAGTGTCGAACGAACAAGTGCTTGGACTGCAGGCGGAGTTAGCACAAGCACAAGACAAAGTAGCGTCGCTAGATAAGGAGGTCGGAACTTACAAAGACGCGATGAATATCATGGAGAGAGAACGAGATTTTTATTTTGGCAAGTTGAGGGACATCGAGATCTTGGTGCAATCCACTCAGGATCTCATCAGCGAAGGCGTGTACAACAGCGGTAACGATGATCTGAGCAAGATCTTGAATAAAGTTCAGCAGATCTTGTATGCTACAGAAGAGGGTTTTGAGGTCAACCATGCGGGGACTGATAAAGATATGGAGGATAATCAGCTGGCGCCAAATGAATCGACTGGTCTGAAGCTTTTTTCGGATCAGACTCAGCAAGAAATACCTGCACATAATTTGatcatcgatgaagagacGTTCTGAACATCGGGCCTTCTACATGGAATGAGCTGATATTTGACTGAGCGTAATTTCATTGCGTTATGTGACATAAGATATATACATGAATGATTTCTTCCTAATATTGTTATCAAAGTATTAGTTCATAAGCTAATTGGATGCAGGGGCAGTGTCGTCTATTTTCTTGTCATTCTTGGGATCCAGATATTTCTCAAAGGCTTCATTTCTTTCCTGGAACGGCCTGGGGCCTAGTAGTCTGATCATGTCTTCCCTTGTGATTGACTCCTTTGCCAGTAATTCCTTTGCCACTTTATCGACTTTCTCCAAATTTTCCGTGAGAAGTTTCTTACATCTCGTGTGTGCTTCCGTAACAATCTTTTTTACCTCTAGATCAATATTTCTGGCAGTCTTATCACTGAATGGCTTATTGACTTGGAACCCGCCATCATTTTCGTCGTAGGAGACGTAACCGACTTTACGAGACATACCTAAAGCGGTCACCATGGAATTAGCCATTTGAGTAACTTTCTTAAAATCATCGTGAGCTCCACTTGTCACTGATGGAAAATGCAATTCCTCTGAGACGCGTCCACCGAGTGCCATGATCATTCTGTGTTGAAATTGTTCCTCACTGACTAAGTATTGATCTGGCGGTAAGTATTGAGCGTACCCCAGCGCACCTTGGCCGCGAGGAATAATACTCACTTTCAACAATGGATCTGCGTATTGCAAGAACCAACCGCAAACCGCGTGGCCAGCTTCATGGTATGCCAcagtcttcttttcttctggagaTAAGACCTTTGACTTTTTCTCCAAACCAGCAATCACTCTTTCGATGGCTTGCTCGAAATGATGTAATTCAATGCAGGGATCATTATGTCTGGCGGCTATAAGGGCCGCCTCATTGCACGCATTTGCTATGTCAGCTCCAGTAAAACCAGGGGTCAAAGCGGCTAGCTTACCAGCTAATCCTTCTGAATCGGATGTTGTAACTGTAAATTGTTTATCTAaattcaatttcttcaaatgaACCATGTAAATGGCTTTTCTGCCTTCAACGTCAGGCGCATCAATCTGAATATGTCTGTCGAATCTACCAGGTCTCATCAAAGCGGGATCCAAAACGTCAGGTCTATTCGTACCGGCCAGAACAACAACTTGATCTGTGGTACTGAAACCATCCATTTCTACCAGTAATTGATTAAGAGTCGCTTCCCTTTCATCGTTGGCACCTCCCATAGCACCACCTTTGCCTCTCTCCTTACCGATA from Torulaspora globosa chromosome 3, complete sequence includes:
- the BIM1 gene encoding microtubule-binding protein BIM1 (ancestral locus Anc_7.167), with protein sequence MSGIGESRTELLNWLNDLLQLNYRKIEECGTGAAYCQIMDSIYGDLPMHRVKFNATAEYEFQTNYKVLQSCFTKHHIEKTVYVEKLIRCRFQDNLEFLQWLKKYWVQNKDDSPYDAESRRKYRVASTGSNTAGGPINLAKRRTSGYSSSLSSGNSSTSNFGSSSTSRTPYGVNRRVSNEQVLGLQAELAQAQDKVASLDKEVGTYKDAMNIMERERDFYFGKLRDIEILVQSTQDLISEGVYNSGNDDLSKILNKVQQILYATEEGFEVNHAGTDKDMEDNQLAPNESTGLKLFSDQTQQEIPAHNLIIDEETF
- the AFG3 gene encoding AAA family ATPase AFG3 (ancestral locus Anc_7.168) produces the protein MSRLITTMWSQRSSTLLQRHCNSRGCVRSLSLSRSFHFTSHRFDSSKNDNKTPDGKEKEEGKKKNDQDEPEYKNLGDYFKSKEFAKTIYLTIGSIALLNLIGSSTNSENPEQQPLTFQEFKTKYLEKGLVKRLYVVNKFLVEAELLPQATAENGLKQSGFFGAFSGPVIVAFTIGSVDTFEEQMESLQDDLKIAPEDRIPISYVDRASIFQYLLPFLPTVILLGGLYFITRRVGGGAGGGGAGGGPFGGMFGVGKSRAKLFNKETDIKVQFKDVAGCNEAKQEIMEFVHFLKNPDKYTALGAKIPRGAILSGPPGTGKTLLAKATAGEAGVPFLSVSGSEFVEMFVGVGASRVRDLFEQGRKMAPSIIFVDEIDAIGKERGKGGAMGGANDEREATLNQLLVEMDGFSTTDQVVVLAGTNRPDVLDPALMRPGRFDRHIQIDAPDVEGRKAIYMVHLKKLNLDKQFTVTTSDSEGLAGKLAALTPGFTGADIANACNEAALIAARHNDPCIELHHFEQAIERVIAGLEKKSKVLSPEEKKTVAYHEAGHAVCGWFLQYADPLLKVSIIPRGQGALGYAQYLPPDQYLVSEEQFQHRMIMALGGRVSEELHFPSVTSGAHDDFKKVTQMANSMVTALGMSRKVGYVSYDENDGGFQVNKPFSDKTARNIDLEVKKIVTEAHTRCKKLLTENLEKVDKVAKELLAKESITREDMIRLLGPRPFQERNEAFEKYLDPKNDKKIDDTAPASN